A single genomic interval of Spinacia oleracea cultivar Varoflay chromosome 6, BTI_SOV_V1, whole genome shotgun sequence harbors:
- the LOC130459090 gene encoding pumilio homolog 1 isoform X2, giving the protein MWSLRKTQTTVLQFFEHGMSIQRRELAVKLDGHVLTLSLQMYGCRVIQKIYFGAKRVGILHEENPEEGECCCRIRLGI; this is encoded by the exons ATGTGGAGTCTGAGAAAAACCCAAACCACTGTTTTGCAG TTCTTTGAGCATGGAATGAGTATTCAAAGAAGAGAACTTGCCGTCAAGCTTGATGGTCATGTGCTGACCCTTAGCTTGCAAATGTATGGTTGCCGTGTTATCCAAAAG ATATATTTTGGAGCGAAACGAGTTGGAATTTTACATGAAGAAAATCCAGAAGAAGGGGAATGTTGCTGTAGAATCAGATTAGGGATTTGA
- the LOC130459090 gene encoding uncharacterized protein isoform X1 has protein sequence MITLTKRSLSCDSYHKDIYNTMVEKEGTDGEADSLKAYKAAREESDQTAEVDVGDEVSSALVDRVDVMLQKLEKEIDDVDAKISDRWQLLDSSLSME, from the exons ATGATAACTTTAACAAAAAGATCTCTTTCCTGTGATTCTTATCATAAAG ATATATATAATACCATGGTTGAGAAGGAGGGTACAGATGGTGAAGCAGATTCTCTGAAGGCCTATAAGGCTGCTCGAGAAGAAAGTGATCAAACTGCTGAAGTGGATGTTGGGGACGAGGTCTCATCAGCGCTCGTAGACCGT GTCGATGTAATGCTTCAGAAACTGGAAAAAGAAATTGATGATGTGGATGCCAAAATTAGTGATCGCTGGCAGCTTCTTGACAG TTCTTTGAGCATGGAATGA